The window GTCTGTGCAGTACGGGATTATCTGTTGGCACAGCCGGAGGAAGATCTCATCGGCCCCGACAGGGTGACAAACCTGGTATATATGGGCATGGGAGAGCCACTCAATAATCTGAAGAATGTTATCACTTCGCTCTCTATTCTTACGGAACCGAAAGGCCTCGACCTGACTGCTCGCAAGATCACAGTTTCCACCTGCGGAATTGTGCCGAAAATGAGAGAGCTTGGCTTAAACTCAAAGGCCAATCTGGCAATTTCCCTCCACGCGGTGGACGATAACACCCGTGATGCACTTATGCCTGTCAACGAACGATATTCACTCGACGAGTTGTTGCAGGCCTGTAGGGATTTCCCCATGCCGAAGCGTAGACGAATCATGTTCGAGTATATTCTGCTTGCAGGTATTAACGATTCTGATAAGGATGCCAGAATACTGGCTAAAAAACTTCGAGGTATCCCCTGCAAAATCAATCTGTTGCCGTACAATGAATGTGCTGAACTTCCCTATAAGAGTCCACCTCGTGACAGGATGCTGGCATTTCAGAAAATCTTGCTGGACGCTCACTATTCAGTCTTTATAAGAAATAGCAGAGGATCAGATATTTCAGCAGCCTGCGGGCAGTTGGCTGGCAAAGATCAAGCAAGCTAAGGAGGGGCCGATATGGCGTCTGGAGATATGGTTTCGATGCAATTTATGCAAAAAAGCAGTATCTCAAGAAACGGATTGAAAGCTGAGAGATCGCCGATGCTCAAAGCCGCCCCACCCTTTAAAACCTATCCCGATGCTCAACGCTTTAATCTGCCGGAAAAAAGCAGCGGCTTCACACCTCAAGAACCCGATCTGAACAAATTGCTTAAAAAGAGGAGATCTGGTCGGGTTTATTCAAAAGCACCAATAGCTTTTGATTCTCTCGCCCACATTGTCTGGGCAGGACAAGGAGTAACAGCTGCAGCCGGAGACAGGCTTTTTCGTACGGCACCATCAGCCGGAGCTCTCTACCCCATCGAAACCTATCTCTCTGTTCAGAATGTCGACACTCTCTCTCCCGGCCTGTATCATCTCGATGTAACCAACTTGGCCCTCGAATACCTTCAGGAGGGGCATCTGGGGAGCCAGATCACCAGGGCGTGCCTCGATCAAACATTTCTCTCCCAGGCTGCTGTTATATTTATCTGGACAGCAGTTTTTATGAGAACTTTACCCAGATATGGCGATCGCGGTCTCCGGTTCATTTTCATGGAATCAGCTCATATCTGTCAGAATATTCTGCTTGCAGCTGAAGCGAATGATGCCTGGGGGTGTCCGGTTGCAGCTTTTTTTGATGCCGAGATGAATGATATTCTAAAAATTGACGGGGTACATGAGGCAACTATCTACGTGGCTGCTATCGGAAAGCGATAACAATTGGATTGGTTGCAAAAAAACTGCCGATAAGCGAAATTGATTATGACGGATACTGTCACCTACAAGAACCTCTGAGCACTGCCGAAAGGACGTATGATATGCCTGATCTAAAACAACGTATATTGGAAATCATTGCTGAGCCGCATCTTGCCAGTTTTGCGACACTGACATTAGAAATGAAACCCTGGGTAAGATATGTAATTGCTGTTGGTGATGATGATTTGACGATTCGTTTTGCCTCGTATGTTGACTCGAGAAAGATTGAACAGATACGGGCAAACCCGGAAGTGCATATGACTTCCGGGGTATCTGGTTTGGCCGATATGAACCCTTACCTGCAGATTCAGGCGACAGCAACTTTTTCAACAGACCATCACGACAGGCACGGATTCTGGAACGAAAAACTTCGCTCTATCTTTGCCGGACCTGATGACCCGTTGTACTGCGTGGTGATCATATCACCTTACAGAATCGAATATTGCCGACAAGGCCCCTATGAGCCTGATGTGTGGATAAAAATATAAACTCTGCCAGAGGGTGTTTTTCGTTTCTGTTGAATGGCCAATTAGAATGAGCCCGAGCATACCAGAAAATAATATCAAGACAGCAGTGTTTCACGTATCTGAGTGACCAACTCTGACACATCCCTTCAGTCTCTGTATAGATTGAAGGGATGTGTCGTTGCTAAAAGAAGTTACTTAAAATAGTTCAGCAAAGCATGCAAAGTTGTCAACGGATGTGGCGGACAACCGGGGATGTAGAGATCGACAGGAACCAGGCTGTTTAAGTCACCGATGACCTCTTCACTGCCGCGAAACGGGCCGCCTGAAATCGAGCAGCAGCCGCTTGCAATAACGACCTTGGGCGACGGCACCGCCTCATAAGTATCTATAAGTGCCTGCCGCATATTGCGCGAAATTGGCCCGGTGACATGAATACCATCTGCGTGTCGCGGAGATGCGACAATATCAATACCAAATCGAGAGAGGTCAAAAAACGGTGTATTAAGTACATTGGTATCAGCTTCGCAGGAATTGCAACCCGCTGCCGAGACCTGGCGAAGCTGAAGAGAACGTCCAAAGAGTTTTTTGAAGTGCTGTTTTGAGTGATCAGCCAAAGCTGGCAGTGCCCCACCGGTAACAAGATCTTCCCGGTTCGCTGCCCCTAGTTCAAAATTTTCGCTGAAGCTGACAAATGCACCCCCTTCCCCTTCCACCGATTCGCATTGACCGCAAAAGGTACAACGCCCCAGATCAATAGTTTTTTCCGTAGCGTCAATTGCTTCCTGCGGGCATATACAAACACACTCAGCTATAACATCTGCACTGCAATCTGTGTTGATTACCGGCATCCCTCGATAGCGATGATACAGAGCAATAGGCTCTTTGGGGTACTTTGAGGTTTTGTTCCCCTGCTCAAGTTTGTTCTTTAGTATTTTCAGCATAGTTCAAACCTTATATATCACTCATTGCGGTTTAACCGTTTTACAGATCAAAGCCGCAGTAAGAAAGATTGTAGCTCTTGTTGCAGAGCGGGAAGTCAGAAATTTCCTGATTGCGAAGAGACATTGCCAGGCCGGTCCAGTTATGAAAAGACGGATCTTTAATCTTATAGCGCTGCACCTTGCTTTTATCATCGGTAAGGATGCAATGTGACACTTCCCCCCTCCATCCCTCGTTTATGGTCACCACGAACGAATTCGGGCTAAGAGCGCACTCCTGCATATGAACAGGCTTTTCGGTTGTATCTATTGAATCCAACAGCATGGTTATGAGTTTCAGTGAATGCATGATCTCTTCACGTCTCACCGTTGCCCTGCTGTTCACATCACCGCTGGTTACCTCATTTGTATTAGCAGGCAACTCTGCATAGCATTCCGTCGGGAACGCTACTCGCGCATCATAAGCTATGCCGCAGGCTCTGCCGGAATAACCCACCAACCCAAGATCCTTGGCCATCTTATGCTCTACCATACCAGTATGTTCAAATCGGGCCTGAACGGTGTGGGCGCTGAATAGCAAATCACAGACATTTTCAATTTCAGGCGTAATTTCAGCAAGCTTATCGCGAATCAACTGTCGTTGTTCCTCGCCCATAACCAGCGCAACACCACCGGGTCGAACCAGCCCTTTTCCAAAACGGTTACCGCTCAAGACCTGTAGCAGATTGAGAAATTCACCCCGGATTCTTCCGAAATATGCTGCCGGCGGGTTAAAAGCCACATCTCCACTCAGCGCTCCCAGGTCACCAATATGGTTGGCTATCCGTTCAAGCTCAAGAGCTATGGTGCGTACGATACTCGCACCTTTATCTACACTCTTACCAGCGAGTCCCTCAAAAGCCTGGCTGAAACAGAGTGTATGGGCAATGGTCGTATCACCTGCGATTGATTCACAGATACCGGGATAACGCTTCTGAGGCAGGGTCGGCAACAGTTTTTCTATGCCGCGATGCTGGTAACCAAGCTGAATCTCAAGGTGCAATACCTCTTCACCGGCACACTGAAAACGAAAATGTCCGGGTTCGATGATGCCGGCATGCACCGGACCTACTGCAACTTCATGTATAGACTCGCCTTCTATGGTGAAGTATGGATAATTACCGGGGATTTCTTCAACGTAATTATTTTCGAAGACATCCTTCTCACCAGTGTAATTTTTGTGATAACGAACCATCTTCAACCATGGATGCCCATCCGGTTTAAGCCCGTACTGCTCGGCAATCTCCCGCTCAAACATATGAAATTTTTCACTGGCTGATCCTGTCAGCGATTGAAAAGTAGTTCCTGTTTCAGAACCAATCACGTACAGCGCGGTGTTTCGAACAACAGCTATAAGTCTATAAACACCACTCTCCTCATAGGCGAAAAACTGGACAATATAGCCGTCATTTTTAACAAAAGCTGAGAGAGTCTTAAAAAACTCGCCGTATGGCACCTGAGGAATGTCAGCCCGTAAGATCGCTTTACCATTTTCTATTTTCAGGAGGTTATCCATGAATTCCACCTCCGACAGTTTCGATTGTGTTGATAATTGCCTGGTAAATTACATCCGGCATCCAGATACAGAGAACCACAGAAGCGACTAATAAGGCATAGGGCGGTAAGAGGCGGAGTTTGAGCTCTCCGTGTTCGACCTTGCCACTTGGCTTGCCGAAAGACATCGACATAAACACCCGTCCGGCACCTGCAAAAACAAGAAGCAGAGCAAAGAGGAATACTGCCACGCTTAGATAACGGCCACTCTGAAAAGCGCCTGTAATAATAATGATTTCACTGATAAAAAGCCCAAAAGGCGGTAATCCGGATATCCCGATAAAACCGGCAAAAAAAGAGACGAATGTTTTAGGCAGATGGTTTATTACCCCGCCGATACGCTGGACCCGCTTGGTGCCGAAGGCAAGCAGAATGTTGCCGGCGGAGAGAAATAACGACGACTTCAGCAAGGAATGATGGATCAAATGCAGAAAAGCGCCATACATCGCAAAACCGCCTATGCCGACGCCAAATGCAATTACGCCCATATTCTTGATACTGGAGTAGGCGAGCATTCTTTTATAATCAGGCTGACCGATAATAAAGACTGCCCCAACCAGCATTGAGACCAGCCCGAAACCGATAAGGACATTACTGGAAAAATCACCAAGACCAGCAACATTCATCAGTACGTGCACTTTAAAAATACCGAGAAAAGCACAATTGAGCAGCGCGCCGGAGAGCATTGCCGAGGCAGGGCTCGGTGCCTGGCTGTGGGCATCCGGCAGCCAGGTATGCATAGGTGCTAACCCCATTTTTGTGCCAAATCCAATGACTACAAAGATAAAACCGACTTTTAACCATACAGGGTCAAGCTTTGTGGCCACTTCGTTTAACGAATTAAACGACAAGGGAGCATCTATGTTGCCAAGATCCATGGCGAGTGTAATAAAGAAACACCCAAGGAGTGCAAGAGCAATACCCACAGAGCATATCAGTATATATTTCCAGGTAGCTTCAAGCGCGTCACGGGAATGGTGGACAAAGATCAGTGGAGCGCTGACAAGTGTCGTCGCCTCTACAGCTATCCACAATACAATTGGATGTTCGGCCAGAGTCACCATCGACATTGTACCCAGAAACAGCAGCATACAACAGTTGAAGACCGGTTTATTCTCTACCTCCGTTTCATTCATATACGAGTATGAATAGATGGATATCCAGATAAAAATAAATGAGGTAACCAGCAGAATAAGCAGCCCCTCAGGTGAGGCGCTGAAAAAATTGGGAAATGTCGGGGTGAGCTTGCCGATCCAGCTCATTATGGTCAGCTGAAAATGAAGCAGTGCCGTTATCATGAGCAGTATCCTGCCCATACTCACAGGTAATGCCAGCGCTGTAAGCCCTGCTACTATCGGGAGTATAAAAACAAATTCTATCATAGTATCAATCCTTTAATCGTCCCAGCAAGGTAGTGTCGACATCCTCGAAGGTACTGTTAATGTTGTGCAGGATGATCCCCATAATCATTACACCTACCAAAAGATCGAGCAACACACCGAATTCCACCACATAAATTGTATGGCGATGGTTTGTCAGGGCTGTACCAATCAGGTAGATACCGTTTTCAAGCATCAGGTAGCCGATAATCTGGGTGATAGCCTTGCTTCTGCCCATCATCAGAAAAAAACCGGACGCCATTGTGGTAATGGCGGTTATCAACACCATACCGTGTCCTTCCGGTAGAGAAAGACGAAGGTTATTCGTGATAAAAACTGAAACGAGGATGATTACCAGACCAGCCAGAATCGACGCGTGATAACCGATAAACGGTTCAATCTCACGTTTAATCGCGACCCGCTTGACTGCCAGATATAAAAGGCCTGGAATGAGCAACCCTTTAATAAGAATCATTACCTGGAAAAATATGATTGCCCCGCTGCTGAGCGATCCATGACTCTTTAAGAAGAGCGGTGTAAGCGATACCATAATTCCCTGCAGTGCCATTACCTTCACCAGCATCATCAATCTGGTTGAGCCTAGAGATAGCAACACGGAAAGGAGGGTAATAACCAATATTATTTCTGTAATATTTATCATTGAAACACCCCCATGGTGAGTATTGCTGCAAAGAAGACCAGGGCAAAGGATGTAAGAACAAACTTGGGAACAAGGTCCATTTTGAATCTTGCCATCATCGACTCAGTTACTCCAACAACAGCATAAACCACGGCCAGAAGGCCATAAAACATAAACCAGTTACCGATACCGTCCGCTGTGGAAAACGGATAAATCAGATGGGTAATAAAGGCAGAATAAAAGAAGAGTTTATAGAATGAGCCGAGCTCTATGAGGGCCAGATCAGGCCCGCTATGATCGAGGATCATAACCTCATGAATCATAGTCAACTCCAGATGCGTTGCCGGATCATCGACCGGAACCCTTGAGTTCTCGGTAAGCAGTACCATAAACATCGCAAAGACCACCAAAAATAACAGTGCTCCGGTATCACTCATAAAGGATATCGGGTTCTCCCCGATAAAATACTCAGCGAAGCTCAGTGATCCATTCATCCTGCAAAACAACAGCAGAACTGTAAATATCGTGATTTCGGCAAGCGTTGAAAAAAAGACTTCCCGCGCTGCTCCCATCCCCTCAAAAGGCGAGGCGGTGTCAAGAGCTGCAATAACGGTGAAGAATCGCCCTAATCCCATAAGGTAGAAAAGGACAATAACATCTCCGTGAAACGAAAAGAGCGGCGTAGCGCCAGCAAACGGAAAGAACAGCAGCACAATAAAGGCTGACGCAAAACCGACTACAGGCCCCAGCGTAAATACAAAACTTGTACTATTGCTGTATACAGATCCTTTTCGAAAAAGTTTGGCCACTGTGTAATATTTGATAAACAGCGGCGGCCCCTGTTTACCTGCAAAAAATGCCTTCACCTTCAAAATGATACCGGGGAAAAGCGGCGCTGCCAGTATCGCTATGGCAAGTGATATAAATGTTTCCATATGTTACCTCGAGTATGAAAATGCAATTCTTTCCGCAGCTAGAAAAACAGCAAAAGCGCAATGATAGTCACGACAATATAGCCAATATACAGCTGGATATATCCATGCTGTATCCAGCGGAATTTGCCTATAAGGTAGAGAAGAGGAGTGACTATCCTGTCGACAAGTGCCACTTCGGCAATATCATCTACCCGTGATTCATACGTTGTTCGACCCGGAAAAATCCGATTAATACCGGAATATCTGGTCCTGATCAGAACAAAGGGACGGAAAAAATCGACAATACTCATTGCATATGATGTACCGGTATACTGCATTCGAACGGTTGGCTGAGTAAAACCACAGCCCCATGTCGGCCCCCTGGAAATCTGTTTGCGAAGATACAGTACCTTGCGCAGCAATACGCAGATGAGAAACAGTGCCAGAAACAACCGCGCTGCCAGAGCAAGATTTGCCGTTACCACCGCAATTTCCTCAGCACCGACAGGAGCAAGAGCTTTGACACTTGCAAGCCCCATAAAGGCCAAATCGACAAAAGGTGCTGGAAACAGGCCGATGAGCAGACATGACGCAGCCAGTAAAATCATCGGTGCAGTCATTGCAATACCTACCTCAGAGCCATTAGCCGCCTTTTCAGTCCGTGGTTCACCAAGAAAAACAACGCCTACGACTTTGGTAAAACATGCAGCGGCTAATCCTCCGATAATCGCTAGTGAGAGAATAGCGAGCATCACAAAAATAAAGGAAGAACCATTCAGGGTGATTCCGTGAAAGGCACCGTAGTAGATAAGAAATTCGCTCACAAAACCGTTGAACGGAGGCAGACCGGAGATAGAAATAGAACCAGTCAGAAACGTCTTACCTGTTGTCGGCATGCGTTTCATCAGACCGCCAAGCTGATCGATATGCCTAATTCCGGTTTTTTGCAGCACCGCTCCGGCGCCGAGAAACAAGAGCGATTTGAAAATTGAGTGGTTGAGCACATGGAGAAGGCTGCCGGCAAAACCGAAGCTAGCCATGACCATATTATTGGATGAAATACCGATCATACCTATACCGGCACCGATCAGGATTATACCGATATTCTCAACGCTGTGATATGCGAGAAGTTTTTTCAAATCATGTTTACCGAGCGCATACACCACACCCAGTATTCCAGAAATGATACCAAGACTCAGAACAACCTCGCCAAAAATCAGTTCAGTGACATCGAGGAGCGCATAAAGACGGATGATGCCGTAAATACCCATCTTGATCATCACCCCCGACATCACCGCCGAGATATTACTTGGTGCTGCAGGGTGGGCATATGGTAGCCATATATGCAGAGGGAAAATACCGGCCTTGGAGCCAAATCCAACCAGAGCAAGAAAGAATATGATGACTTTAAAATTGGCAGGAATCGTAGAAAAAGATGAGAAATCGAATGTGCCGGTATGGCTGTATGCCATCGCCATTGCGGCAAAAATAAACAGTGCTCCTGCCTGGGTAAATATAAAGTAGATATACCCTGCTTTACGTGCAGATATCTTCTGATATTCAAAAAGTACCAGCAAGAATGAGGAGAGGGACATGCACTCCCACACCAGGACAAAGCTGATAATGTTATCCGCTGTTGCCACCAGTGCCATTGAAATAATAAGTAAGGTACAAAAGAAAAAACTCACCCCTACTCTTCCCTGTTGCTCCGGGTGATCCATATAGCTAAAGCTATAGACTACTGCCAGAGGGCAGACAGCGAAAATTGGGATGAGAAAAAAGGCTGAAAGCGGATCAAGTGAAAAAGATAATGTGAAAATGTGCAGCCATGATACGGAAAATGTAACAATTTCTCCCCCTTGCAGGGGTGTTGCGATTGCATATAATCCTATCAGGCAGCCAACTGCAGTGATAGCGATATAACCTGCTTTCATCAGGCTGAACAGTCGGTAGGTCAGTAGTGCAAATAGCCCGCCGGCGAGTAAAACAGTAAGTGAAAGTAGAAAGGTATCCATCGTTCCTCGTGGTAATAAATCTTGAGGATATCTTGAAATAGCGGGTTATTCGATCAGGGTTCAAGGCATAGAAAAACATTGTCAGAGATTGGAATCTCTCACGAAATGCTTTCCATAACGCAGATACCCGAAGGAAAATCTCTATTGAAGATAGCCTTAAATAACCTATGGTGAATGTTGTGTTGCCTGTGCGGCCCATTGTGTCAGCATATTAGTGCCATTTACCCTCCATGTTGTAGTTTCTGAAAATGTCATAGTTTCTGTATATTTAATTTATATTATTATATTTTAGTTCGTTCTCCAGTCCCCCGGTTCCCCCTGAAAGGAATATTGAACATTTGCAGAGGGGCGGGTTATTAGACAGCAGATTGGTGATGATCATCAGTAGATTCGATGCATTCGCAGGTAAACCCATACCAATGCTCTCCGACGTCAGAAGAAGGAGACTGAATATGTTTGTACGCGCCGGAGCGCGACATCATGAAATGCATCCAGTTTGAAGCCTCATCTGAGGACTTGAACGGACCAACTATCGCCGTTGTTCCGACTCCTTTAAATTCTGTGAAAATCTTTTGCTCTGTTTTCTCCGAGGCCTGAGTGATTCCAATAAGAACTGTCATTATGGTTTCCTTTGTGGAAAGCTGTGATTAAACATCTATATGGTTGATTCAGTTTCGAGCAATATTCAGAATAACGTCACTCACTATTCACAATGCACGTGCATCACATCATCAAATATCTGCAACTTCTTCATAGGTAAATCCATACCAGATCGAATCTTTACCCGATTGCAGTTTTGGAATTATTTCCTCAAAATCTCCTATCACACTTTTGAGATAAACCAGCCAGTTAAGCGCGTCCATTTTTGATAGAAACGGACCAACCTCTGTCACTGACCCTGATTTCCCATGGTGCAGAAAAAGAAATTCTTTTAATTTTGCCGGTTCCTGAGTAATGCCGATGATAATTTTCACGTTCAACCTTTCCGGAAAGCAAGTTTTAAATGTTGAGCATCCGAGGAATTGATGCAATATGCGTGCCACTACCAATACGGAAGCAGCTAGCAGATTGTTATTGTGAGGTATTTATACATACCATTACAGGTAGTTGGGGGGGATTTGTCGTGATACTGCAGGATCTAGGAGAGATAACTGATGATACGAGAGAAGAATAACGTACATATGGGGCAGGATGCCCCGATGAAAGAGCGATTGTGAAGCAAGCTATTGCAGGTAATTGAATTTACTGCTGAAATATATACAACTCGGCCCTAATCGCAGGCTGTTCCAAACCGTATAGCTCTATCTCGCTCAGGTATTTTGTTAAATGAGGATCATTGGAATTGCCGGGAAAACACAACGGGGCATTTTACCCCACAGTGGCAAAATGCCCCGGCGTCAGCAATATGGTCCTATTATGTGTTGGGCTGTTTTGGCGATCAGCTCTCAACAATTACTGCTCTTCATATCGCTGTAATTTCCTATACAGTGTTTTTCGGTCAACCTGCAGAATTCTCGCGGTTAATGTTCTATTGCCGCCTGTGGTTTTGAGGACATGCATGATATACCTCCGTTCCATCTCTTCCATAGAAATAAGCTCCATGGGATCCTGATCGCCTACCAGGAAATAATCATTTCTGAACAGCCGTATTTTTTCCGGCAAATCTTCAGGAACAATCTTATCAAAGCGTGTCAGGGCTACAGCATGCTCTATGGCATTTCGGAGTTCACGAACATTACCCGGCCATGAATAATCAAGCAGTTTTTCGGCAGCACCATCTGAAAGACCTGTAACCGCTTTGTTCTGTCTGGCTGAAAAATTTTCCACAAACTTTCTGGCCAATTGGAGAATATCCGCCCCTCTGGAGCGTAGCGGCGGCATCTCGATCTGGATGACATTAAGCCTGTAAAATAGATCTTCTCTAAAAACCCCGTCTTCAACAGCAGATTCCAGATCGCGATTGGTTGCCGCAATTATCCGGACGTTAAAAGGACGTTCCGTCGTTCCGCCAACCGGTCTGACGCAGCGTTCTTCCAGAACTCTTAAGAGTTTCGGTTGCAAATCGAGAGGGATCTCCCCCACCTCATCAAGAAAGAGCGTGCCGCCATCCGCCTCGAGAAATAGGCCCTTATTGTGTGATCTGGCATCGGTAAAGGCTCCTTTTTTATGTCCGAAAAGTTCACTCTCCAATAGCTGTGCCGGCATCGCTGCACAATTTATTGTCACCAGGGGATGATCTTTTCTTCGGCTATGCGTA of the Desulfosediminicola ganghwensis genome contains:
- the rlmN gene encoding 23S rRNA (adenine(2503)-C(2))-methyltransferase RlmN, with product MTEKKTDLRNFDQEQLIQFVESLGQPAFRGKQIMAWLYRPGINDFAEMTDLAKSFRKVLAEHAYLSSFTNPIIEKSSDGCVKFGFILDDGHIIESVLIPEPDRNTLCISSQVGCAMHCSFCLTGTMGFKRNLTASEIVNQVCAVRDYLLAQPEEDLIGPDRVTNLVYMGMGEPLNNLKNVITSLSILTEPKGLDLTARKITVSTCGIVPKMRELGLNSKANLAISLHAVDDNTRDALMPVNERYSLDELLQACRDFPMPKRRRIMFEYILLAGINDSDKDARILAKKLRGIPCKINLLPYNECAELPYKSPPRDRMLAFQKILLDAHYSVFIRNSRGSDISAACGQLAGKDQAS
- a CDS encoding SagB/ThcOx family dehydrogenase; this translates as MASGDMVSMQFMQKSSISRNGLKAERSPMLKAAPPFKTYPDAQRFNLPEKSSGFTPQEPDLNKLLKKRRSGRVYSKAPIAFDSLAHIVWAGQGVTAAAGDRLFRTAPSAGALYPIETYLSVQNVDTLSPGLYHLDVTNLALEYLQEGHLGSQITRACLDQTFLSQAAVIFIWTAVFMRTLPRYGDRGLRFIFMESAHICQNILLAAEANDAWGCPVAAFFDAEMNDILKIDGVHEATIYVAAIGKR
- a CDS encoding pyridoxamine 5'-phosphate oxidase family protein; its protein translation is MPDLKQRILEIIAEPHLASFATLTLEMKPWVRYVIAVGDDDLTIRFASYVDSRKIEQIRANPEVHMTSGVSGLADMNPYLQIQATATFSTDHHDRHGFWNEKLRSIFAGPDDPLYCVVIISPYRIEYCRQGPYEPDVWIKI
- a CDS encoding hydrogenase, which produces MLKILKNKLEQGNKTSKYPKEPIALYHRYRGMPVINTDCSADVIAECVCICPQEAIDATEKTIDLGRCTFCGQCESVEGEGGAFVSFSENFELGAANREDLVTGGALPALADHSKQHFKKLFGRSLQLRQVSAAGCNSCEADTNVLNTPFFDLSRFGIDIVASPRHADGIHVTGPISRNMRQALIDTYEAVPSPKVVIASGCCSISGGPFRGSEEVIGDLNSLVPVDLYIPGCPPHPLTTLHALLNYFK
- a CDS encoding hydrogenase yields the protein MDNLLKIENGKAILRADIPQVPYGEFFKTLSAFVKNDGYIVQFFAYEESGVYRLIAVVRNTALYVIGSETGTTFQSLTGSASEKFHMFEREIAEQYGLKPDGHPWLKMVRYHKNYTGEKDVFENNYVEEIPGNYPYFTIEGESIHEVAVGPVHAGIIEPGHFRFQCAGEEVLHLEIQLGYQHRGIEKLLPTLPQKRYPGICESIAGDTTIAHTLCFSQAFEGLAGKSVDKGASIVRTIALELERIANHIGDLGALSGDVAFNPPAAYFGRIRGEFLNLLQVLSGNRFGKGLVRPGGVALVMGEEQRQLIRDKLAEITPEIENVCDLLFSAHTVQARFEHTGMVEHKMAKDLGLVGYSGRACGIAYDARVAFPTECYAELPANTNEVTSGDVNSRATVRREEIMHSLKLITMLLDSIDTTEKPVHMQECALSPNSFVVTINEGWRGEVSHCILTDDKSKVQRYKIKDPSFHNWTGLAMSLRNQEISDFPLCNKSYNLSYCGFDL
- a CDS encoding proton-conducting transporter membrane subunit; translation: MIEFVFILPIVAGLTALALPVSMGRILLMITALLHFQLTIMSWIGKLTPTFPNFFSASPEGLLILLVTSFIFIWISIYSYSYMNETEVENKPVFNCCMLLFLGTMSMVTLAEHPIVLWIAVEATTLVSAPLIFVHHSRDALEATWKYILICSVGIALALLGCFFITLAMDLGNIDAPLSFNSLNEVATKLDPVWLKVGFIFVVIGFGTKMGLAPMHTWLPDAHSQAPSPASAMLSGALLNCAFLGIFKVHVLMNVAGLGDFSSNVLIGFGLVSMLVGAVFIIGQPDYKRMLAYSSIKNMGVIAFGVGIGGFAMYGAFLHLIHHSLLKSSLFLSAGNILLAFGTKRVQRIGGVINHLPKTFVSFFAGFIGISGLPPFGLFISEIIIITGAFQSGRYLSVAVFLFALLLVFAGAGRVFMSMSFGKPSGKVEHGELKLRLLPPYALLVASVVLCIWMPDVIYQAIINTIETVGGGIHG
- a CDS encoding hydrogenase translates to MINITEIILVITLLSVLLSLGSTRLMMLVKVMALQGIMVSLTPLFLKSHGSLSSGAIIFFQVMILIKGLLIPGLLYLAVKRVAIKREIEPFIGYHASILAGLVIILVSVFITNNLRLSLPEGHGMVLITAITTMASGFFLMMGRSKAITQIIGYLMLENGIYLIGTALTNHRHTIYVVEFGVLLDLLVGVMIMGIILHNINSTFEDVDTTLLGRLKD
- a CDS encoding respiratory chain complex I subunit 1 family protein, whose amino-acid sequence is METFISLAIAILAAPLFPGIILKVKAFFAGKQGPPLFIKYYTVAKLFRKGSVYSNSTSFVFTLGPVVGFASAFIVLLFFPFAGATPLFSFHGDVIVLFYLMGLGRFFTVIAALDTASPFEGMGAAREVFFSTLAEITIFTVLLLFCRMNGSLSFAEYFIGENPISFMSDTGALLFLVVFAMFMVLLTENSRVPVDDPATHLELTMIHEVMILDHSGPDLALIELGSFYKLFFYSAFITHLIYPFSTADGIGNWFMFYGLLAVVYAVVGVTESMMARFKMDLVPKFVLTSFALVFFAAILTMGVFQ
- a CDS encoding proton-conducting transporter membrane subunit, which codes for MDTFLLSLTVLLAGGLFALLTYRLFSLMKAGYIAITAVGCLIGLYAIATPLQGGEIVTFSVSWLHIFTLSFSLDPLSAFFLIPIFAVCPLAVVYSFSYMDHPEQQGRVGVSFFFCTLLIISMALVATADNIISFVLVWECMSLSSFLLVLFEYQKISARKAGYIYFIFTQAGALFIFAAMAMAYSHTGTFDFSSFSTIPANFKVIIFFLALVGFGSKAGIFPLHIWLPYAHPAAPSNISAVMSGVMIKMGIYGIIRLYALLDVTELIFGEVVLSLGIISGILGVVYALGKHDLKKLLAYHSVENIGIILIGAGIGMIGISSNNMVMASFGFAGSLLHVLNHSIFKSLLFLGAGAVLQKTGIRHIDQLGGLMKRMPTTGKTFLTGSISISGLPPFNGFVSEFLIYYGAFHGITLNGSSFIFVMLAILSLAIIGGLAAACFTKVVGVVFLGEPRTEKAANGSEVGIAMTAPMILLAASCLLIGLFPAPFVDLAFMGLASVKALAPVGAEEIAVVTANLALAARLFLALFLICVLLRKVLYLRKQISRGPTWGCGFTQPTVRMQYTGTSYAMSIVDFFRPFVLIRTRYSGINRIFPGRTTYESRVDDIAEVALVDRIVTPLLYLIGKFRWIQHGYIQLYIGYIVVTIIALLLFF
- a CDS encoding sigma-54-dependent transcriptional regulator, encoding MSGNILVIEDDQDMCDLLTAGLSRRDFSVKTFVSGKEGLASVDLHLTDVVLADINLPDINGLDICNAIVSNMPDIPVIMMTAFGSMDTAIAAIRAGAYDFVTKPLDLDILALSLKRAVRYRNLQQTVKKLSNAARQPLHFDNLIGESPAMEELFSQLSRIADSEASLLITGESGSGKELTARAVHTHSRRKDHPLVTINCAAMPAQLLESELFGHKKGAFTDARSHNKGLFLEADGGTLFLDEVGEIPLDLQPKLLRVLEERCVRPVGGTTERPFNVRIIAATNRDLESAVEDGVFREDLFYRLNVIQIEMPPLRSRGADILQLARKFVENFSARQNKAVTGLSDGAAEKLLDYSWPGNVRELRNAIEHAVALTRFDKIVPEDLPEKIRLFRNDYFLVGDQDPMELISMEEMERRYIMHVLKTTGGNRTLTARILQVDRKTLYRKLQRYEEQ